In a single window of the Candidatus Cloacimonadota bacterium genome:
- a CDS encoding GNAT family N-acetyltransferase, whose product MKNLTIKSMNRADLDFMIDQAANEGWNPGIFDADTFYKTDPNGYFLAEINGKPVGCISLVKYDNTFAFLGFFIVIESMRGKGIGMKLWQQAINYAGNCNIGLDGVVAQQENYKKSSFKFAYNNSRYEFIKQTEIKMPDAVKNLRNFGFAEILEYDKICFPTKRKTFLKNWLKQTDSLSFGILQNNKFSGFIVIRPCRVGYKIGSLFADDFATAEKLFSAAVSQIDIGQKVYLDIPEINPEAVKFVQKNKMEKVFETARMYTGYFPKIDIDKIFGVTTFELG is encoded by the coding sequence ATGAAAAATCTAACCATAAAATCCATGAACAGAGCTGATCTTGATTTCATGATTGATCAGGCTGCCAATGAAGGTTGGAATCCCGGAATTTTCGATGCTGATACTTTTTATAAAACCGATCCGAATGGATATTTTCTGGCAGAAATAAATGGAAAACCAGTCGGTTGTATTTCGCTGGTAAAATATGATAACACTTTTGCTTTTCTGGGTTTCTTTATCGTCATCGAATCCATGCGTGGTAAAGGTATTGGAATGAAACTTTGGCAGCAGGCAATAAATTATGCAGGAAATTGTAATATCGGTTTGGATGGCGTGGTTGCACAGCAGGAAAATTATAAGAAAAGCAGTTTTAAATTTGCCTACAACAACAGCCGCTACGAATTTATCAAACAAACAGAAATAAAAATGCCGGACGCTGTTAAGAATTTGAGAAATTTTGGCTTTGCAGAAATTCTTGAATACGACAAAATCTGCTTTCCAACAAAACGAAAAACTTTCCTGAAAAATTGGCTGAAGCAAACAGATTCACTTTCATTTGGAATTCTACAAAACAACAAATTTTCCGGTTTCATTGTTATCCGTCCCTGCCGGGTCGGCTATAAGATCGGGTCACTTTTTGCTGATGATTTTGCGACTGCTGAAAAATTATTTTCCGCCGCTGTTTCACAAATTGATATCGGTCAAAAGGTTTATCTTGATATCCCCGAAATAAACCCGGAAGCAGTGAAATTTGTGCAGAAAAACAAAATGGAAAAAGTGTTCGAAACAGCCCGAATGTACACTGGTTATTTTCCAAAAATCGACATCGATAAAATATTTGGAGTAACTACTTTCGAACTGGGTTAG
- a CDS encoding prolyl oligopeptidase family serine peptidase: MTLFASDSGYKLPPKHIQDVFDTKRPNYYSFVPFHNLALEKNYQRYQSLEQISDPTVKLAGREISIKLNASATRYPENYLAIYDFTKDKKINVDLPENIKIRDSKLSFDNSKLAISYETEEGIKLMMVDVDTGKIKYFEDFVLNDAFGDTAFWWMNDNKTLFIKIIPPERGEMPKRPTTPASPTMEETSGKISTTRTYQHLLKDKFDEVLFDYFFTSYLAKLNTSNQKLKIISKPKIWEEMILSPDNDYIFATILNKPYSYQVPYYRFPQSVQILGKKGNFVTTVYDRPLQDQVPIGGVYVGPRRFDWQPLKDASLLWVEALDEGDPKNEVPYRDKIMRWDAPFEKDPYEIFRTVHRSSHTDWSEIEDEIIYSEYDRDRIWMTTYLYKIGSKEEPKMLFDMSRRDKYNFPGKLIHKKTERGENVFLHRGDFVYFDNDTGATPEGRFPYLSRFNLKTKKTEILWRCQFDHYETFLAFVDEDMNKIAIRSESNLKYRDYCLVDLDSKIRTKLTDYPNPYQEITDLKVELVTYTRKDSIPLSGTLILPANYQKGERLPLIYEAYPQEYTDASTAGQVTNSANRFPNFWGASIRYLVLEGYAVLLNASIPIIGDPETVNETFIEQTVSSVEAAIDYLDKRGIIDPEKVGITGHSYGAFMVANVLAHSDIAAAGVAKSGAYNRMLTPFGFQSERRTLWEAKDFYVEVSPFMFADKIKEPLLLIHGEDDPNSGTYPMQSKRFYQALKGNGGTARYVLLPNEGHGYAARESLLHVLAETIEWFNKYVRDK; encoded by the coding sequence ATGACATTATTCGCATCTGATAGCGGTTACAAATTACCGCCAAAACATATTCAGGATGTCTTTGATACCAAGCGTCCAAACTACTACAGTTTTGTTCCTTTCCATAATCTGGCGTTAGAAAAAAATTATCAACGTTATCAAAGTTTGGAGCAGATTTCCGATCCAACCGTAAAGCTGGCAGGAAGAGAAATTTCCATAAAATTGAATGCTTCTGCAACTCGTTATCCCGAAAATTATCTGGCAATTTATGACTTTACTAAGGATAAGAAAATAAATGTCGATCTACCTGAAAATATCAAAATCCGAGATTCTAAACTTTCTTTCGATAATTCCAAACTGGCGATCAGCTATGAAACCGAGGAAGGAATTAAACTGATGATGGTAGATGTGGATACTGGAAAGATAAAATATTTTGAAGATTTTGTTTTGAACGATGCTTTCGGTGATACAGCTTTCTGGTGGATGAATGACAACAAAACTCTTTTTATCAAAATAATTCCGCCCGAACGCGGTGAAATGCCAAAACGACCAACCACACCAGCTTCTCCTACCATGGAAGAAACCAGCGGAAAAATCAGCACAACTCGAACTTATCAGCACTTGCTGAAAGACAAATTCGACGAAGTTCTATTCGATTATTTTTTCACTTCCTATCTGGCAAAATTAAATACTTCCAATCAAAAACTGAAAATAATCTCCAAACCAAAAATCTGGGAAGAAATGATTTTATCACCTGATAACGACTACATTTTTGCCACTATTTTGAATAAACCATATTCCTATCAAGTGCCTTATTATCGCTTTCCGCAGTCGGTGCAGATTTTGGGTAAAAAAGGAAATTTCGTAACCACAGTTTACGATCGTCCACTTCAGGATCAGGTTCCAATTGGTGGGGTCTACGTTGGGCCCAGACGGTTTGACTGGCAGCCATTGAAAGATGCTTCGCTTTTGTGGGTAGAAGCGCTTGACGAGGGCGATCCTAAAAACGAAGTTCCGTATCGTGATAAAATAATGCGCTGGGATGCTCCATTCGAAAAAGATCCTTATGAGATTTTCCGCACAGTTCATCGCTCATCTCATACAGACTGGTCGGAAATCGAAGATGAAATAATTTATTCGGAATATGATCGCGACCGCATTTGGATGACGACTTATCTTTATAAAATCGGTAGCAAAGAAGAGCCGAAAATGCTTTTTGATATGAGCCGCAGAGATAAATATAACTTCCCTGGAAAATTGATTCATAAAAAGACGGAACGCGGTGAAAATGTATTTCTGCATCGTGGAGATTTCGTTTACTTTGATAACGATACCGGAGCCACTCCGGAAGGACGTTTTCCCTATCTTTCCCGTTTCAATTTAAAGACAAAGAAAACAGAAATTTTGTGGCGGTGTCAGTTCGATCATTACGAAACATTCCTGGCTTTCGTGGATGAAGACATGAATAAGATCGCTATTCGCAGTGAGAGCAATCTTAAATATCGTGATTATTGTTTAGTAGATTTAGATTCGAAGATAAGAACAAAACTTACCGATTATCCCAATCCTTACCAGGAAATCACCGATCTCAAAGTGGAATTGGTAACATACACTCGCAAAGATAGCATTCCGCTTTCCGGCACTCTGATATTACCGGCAAATTACCAGAAAGGTGAAAGGCTGCCGCTCATTTACGAAGCTTATCCGCAGGAATATACCGATGCTTCCACAGCAGGCCAGGTTACGAATTCTGCGAATCGTTTTCCCAATTTCTGGGGTGCATCAATTCGTTATTTAGTTTTGGAAGGTTATGCAGTTCTTTTGAATGCTTCCATTCCTATTATCGGCGATCCCGAAACAGTTAACGAAACTTTCATCGAACAAACCGTGAGCAGCGTGGAAGCAGCTATCGATTACCTGGACAAGCGAGGTATTATCGATCCGGAAAAAGTGGGAATTACCGGACACAGTTATGGAGCTTTTATGGTGGCAAATGTGCTGGCTCACAGCGATATTGCAGCTGCCGGAGTTGCCAAAAGCGGAGCTTATAATCGCATGCTTACTCCGTTTGGTTTTCAAAGTGAACGCCGCACGCTGTGGGAAGCCAAAGATTTTTATGTGGAAGTTTCTCCCTTCATGTTTGCCGATAAGATCAAAGAACCGCTGCTGCTAATCCACGGAGAAGATGATCCCAATTCCGGCACTTATCCGATGCAGTCTAAACGCTTTTATCAGGCTTTAAAAGGAAATGGCGGAACTGCTCGCTACGTTCTGCTGCCCAATGAAGGTCACGGTTATGCTGCGCGGGAATCGCTGCTGCACGT
- a CDS encoding radical SAM protein has protein sequence MNLYRGCQHQCIYCDTRSECYQIEDFENEILYKENAVELLRIELASKRVVGTIGLGSMNDPYQPIETELKLTHKALEVIAEFGFPLHIITKSVLVLNDLEILKKINRVYATVSFTITTTDDDLSKIIEPRASLSSERYDAMKILSENGIQTGISMMPILPFIEDNVKNISDIVEKANLAGVKYIIPAFGMTMRDRQRQYFYKKLDEYFPGIKQKYIHKFGGNYSCGVENYQELKKVFQEKCHEYGISTRIIPFKKKAEQLRIF, from the coding sequence ATGAACCTCTATCGAGGCTGCCAGCATCAATGTATCTATTGTGATACGCGCAGCGAATGTTACCAGATCGAAGATTTTGAAAATGAAATTCTCTACAAAGAAAATGCTGTCGAACTTTTACGCATAGAATTAGCTTCTAAACGGGTCGTTGGCACTATCGGTTTAGGTTCCATGAACGATCCTTACCAACCAATTGAAACCGAGCTGAAACTAACTCATAAAGCATTGGAAGTGATCGCTGAATTTGGTTTTCCTCTCCATATAATTACCAAAAGTGTTCTGGTTTTGAACGATCTGGAAATCCTGAAAAAGATCAATCGGGTTTATGCCACAGTCAGTTTTACGATCACAACTACCGATGATGACTTGTCAAAGATCATCGAACCGCGAGCATCGCTCTCTTCCGAAAGATATGATGCCATGAAAATACTTTCCGAGAATGGAATTCAAACCGGGATTTCCATGATGCCGATCCTGCCATTTATTGAAGATAATGTGAAAAACATTTCTGACATCGTGGAAAAAGCTAATTTAGCAGGAGTAAAATACATCATCCCTGCTTTCGGCATGACAATGCGAGATCGGCAGCGACAATATTTTTACAAAAAACTGGACGAATATTTTCCTGGTATCAAACAGAAATATATTCATAAATTTGGAGGAAATTATAGTTGTGGAGTGGAAAATTATCAGGAACTGAAAAAAGTATTTCAGGAAAAATGCCATGAATATGGAATTTCAACACGAATAATTCCATTTAAAAAGAAAGCTGAACAATTGAGGATATTTTGA